The Streptomyces sp. NBC_00286 nucleotide sequence GGACCTGGGCCGGCGGTGTCGCCTCGTCGACGGGCACGCGTTCGTCCTCGGGGAGTTCTCCCGCGCGCACCAGCACCACCGGCCGCTCGGCGCGGGCGGCCACGGCGCGCGCGACCGAGCCGACCGGGAAACCGGCGACGTCGCTGAAGCCGCGGGAGCCGAGGGCCAGCGCCTCCGACTCCGCAGCGGCGGCCAGTAGCGCCGGGATTGCGGGGGTGTCGGTGCGACGGGCCATGATGTCCAACGCCGGGTGAGCGTACGCGAGTTGGACGGCGGCGCGGTCGAGTGTCACGCGGGACGGCTCGCCGTCCGGCGGCGATGCGGGGTCCGGACCGGCCTGCAGCAGGCGCAGCGCGAGGTGACGGCGCTGAGCCTCGCGGGCCGCCCAGTCCGCGGCGTCCAGGCCGGCGCGGGAGCCGTCGATGCCGACGGTGATGGCCCGGATGTCCTTGCCCATGGCTCACGCCTCTCCT carries:
- a CDS encoding universal stress protein, with product MGKDIRAITVGIDGSRAGLDAADWAAREAQRRHLALRLLQAGPDPASPPDGEPSRVTLDRAAVQLAYAHPALDIMARRTDTPAIPALLAAAAESEALALGSRGFSDVAGFPVGSVARAVAARAERPVVLVRAGELPEDERVPVDEATPPAQVPYLPVVLGLDLSHSADRLIGYAFDAAATRAAPLHVVHAWTLPPPPGYAVGTRTLDDTAGLEDANRRSLAVILQPWRHKCPETPVLEEVAYGLAGHHLLKASIQAGLLVIGRATSGAGLGRVAHFVIHHCACPVAVVPHE